CCCGGCACCAAGGTCGTGATGATGGGGACGGAGCGCATGGGGCAAATCGCCGCGCAACTCATCGCCGGCGGAATGAATCCGGAAACGCCCGTCGCCATGATCCGCTGGGGAACGACGGGCCGGCAACAGACTGTCGAGGGAACCTTGCGCACCATTGGTGATGCCGCCGCCGCGGCCCGGCTGCAACCACCAACCGTCGCGATCATTGGCGACGTGGTCAAATTACGGACCAAGCTGAACTGGTTCGAAAAGCGCCCGCTGTTTGGGCAGCGGATTGTGGTCACCCGGGCGCGCGAACAGGCGGCGGACTTCGTGCAGGGGTTGCAGGAACTGGGCGCGGAGGTGGTCACATTGCCGGTCATCAAGATTGTGCCGCCGACCCACCTCGACGCGTTGAAGGATGTGTTCCTCGAACTCGGCACCTACGACTGGCTGGTCTTTACGAGCGCCAACGGTGTGAATGCGTTCTTCCGTTATTTCTTTGCCGGTTTCGACGACCTGCGCGCCATCGGCAACGTGCGGCTTGCCGCCGTCGGTCCCGGCACCGCTGCGCGGCTCAAGGAACTGCACTTGCGCGTGGATGTCATGCCGGAGGAAGCGACCGGCGTGAAAATCGCCGGGGCGATCAATACGTTTGAGAGCCTCGAAAACCTGAAGGTCTGCCTGCTGCGCGCCGAGGACGCGAATCCCGATTTGCCCGCGGCACTGAATGAACTGCGTGCGATTGTGGATGACATTCCGGTTTACAAGACCGTCGCCGAAACGGAGGACGTGACCGGGGCCGGCGCCCGGCTGCTCACCGAAGGCGCGGATTGGATCACTTTTACCAGCGCCTCAACCGTGGAGAAGTTCCATGAGCGGTTTGATTTGCCGAAACTCGCGGCGCAGTTTCCCCGCCTCAAGCTGGCCACCATTGGACCGGAAACGACGAAGGCACTGACCACCCTCGGCCTCAAGCCGGCCGTTGAAGCGAAGCCGCACACGACGGAGGGATTGCTCAAGGTGTTGCTGGCCGCGGCAAAATGAACTGACGCCCGCGCCACTACTTCTCGGCCACACTCGTCACTTCACCGGTCTTGAGCCGCGTCTTGAGCCGCTGGCCGGGCTTCACGTTTTTGGCGTCACTCAAAATCGTGCCGGAGTCCGCGTCCATCGTGATGGAATAACCGCGCGCCAGCACCTGCTCCGGCCCCAGCAGCCGCAGGCGCGCCTCGGCTTGCGCCAGCTCGGATTTCCATTGTCCCAGGCGATGCGCCGTTCGTTCCGTCAACTGTTGGGTCAAAGCGTCCGCGCGCTCGCGCTCCTGGCGCAGCACGGCCGTCGGCCGCATCGAGTGGAGCCGCGAGGCGAGTTGTTGCCAACGCAGGCGTGCCACCTGCAGCCCCTGCTTCATGCCGCGTTCGATGCCGCTCCGCAAGTCATCCAGCCGCTGCGCCCGCTCGTTCAATTGCCGTCGCGGATGCAGC
The sequence above is drawn from the Verrucomicrobiia bacterium genome and encodes:
- the cobA gene encoding uroporphyrinogen-III C-methyltransferase, which gives rise to MKLQGIVYLVGAGPGDVGLLTLRGAELLRRAEVVIYDALVNPELLRLAPAGTELIFGGKHAREHTLTQEAINELLVAKAKAGRRVVRLKGGDPTVFGRAGEEAEALAAVGIPFEIVPGVSSFVAAPTYAGIPVTHREHSSKLSIITGHEDPAKSAATIDWNGVAKEPGTKVVMMGTERMGQIAAQLIAGGMNPETPVAMIRWGTTGRQQTVEGTLRTIGDAAAAARLQPPTVAIIGDVVKLRTKLNWFEKRPLFGQRIVVTRAREQAADFVQGLQELGAEVVTLPVIKIVPPTHLDALKDVFLELGTYDWLVFTSANGVNAFFRYFFAGFDDLRAIGNVRLAAVGPGTAARLKELHLRVDVMPEEATGVKIAGAINTFESLENLKVCLLRAEDANPDLPAALNELRAIVDDIPVYKTVAETEDVTGAGARLLTEGADWITFTSASTVEKFHERFDLPKLAAQFPRLKLATIGPETTKALTTLGLKPAVEAKPHTTEGLLKVLLAAAK